The following nucleotide sequence is from Cetobacterium somerae ATCC BAA-474.
TTGCTTCTAATACTTTAGGGTCCATTTTTGTAGTTGCATTATTATCCAGATAAACTCTCATAGTTATCGTCTCCTTAAGTTATCATTTATATTCTTACACCAAGATAATAACATTCTTTACCATATATGTCAACAATTAAAAACTTTTTTTGTATACTTTTTTATACTTTTTCACCATGCTTACAATACATTTTTATTTCGCATTCCAAACATTTTGGTCTTCTAGCAATACACTTATCTCTTCCTTGAAGAATTATATAATGAGAAAAGTCTATCCAATACTCTTTTGGTATTATTTTCATTAATTCTTTTTCTATTTTTATCACATCTTGCTCATTAACTAATCCTATTAAATTAGTTAATCTTTTTACATGGGTGTCAACTGTTATTCCATCAGCTAACCTCCATATTTCACCTCGAACTACATTAGCAGTTTTACGCCCTACTCCAGCTAATCCAACTAACTCATCCATTTCTTGCGGTACTTTTCCATCATATTTTTCAATAAGTTGCTG
It contains:
- the nth gene encoding endonuclease III, coding for MRKKERALKVIEVLQNKFGHPKCALNYTTPFELLVAVILSAQCTDVRVNIVTENMYKIVNTPEQFAAMPLEDIETLIKSTGFYRNKAKNIKLCSQQLIEKYDGKVPQEMDELVGLAGVGRKTANVVRGEIWRLADGITVDTHVKRLTNLIGLVNEQDVIKIEKELMKIIPKEYWIDFSHYIILQGRDKCIARRPKCLECEIKMYCKHGEKV